A section of the Humulus lupulus chromosome 2, drHumLupu1.1, whole genome shotgun sequence genome encodes:
- the LOC133819166 gene encoding protein OBERON 1, producing the protein MEIEAYKENEESMPGIEEDLHVLKPVSQDDAGEGLPYGPANWPKPGDNWGWRVGKRVARNGFFLDRYLYLPKRLRKTEASGRKLGFASKLSVERYIQENFPGVDVEAFFASFSWKIPSKAASLTNGNATWSNAHLPSEKYTDVFDSNSDTGGCKARNKMCNSLVEQVENSPLPVMPCDICCAESRFCRDCCCILCCKTVDYTYGGYSFIKCEAVVGEAYICGHIAHIDCALRCYLAGKVGGSIGLDAEYYCRRCDAKTDLVPHVTRLLQTCESIDSRDDIEKILKVGISILHGSRKTSAKGLLNRFQLAVGKLEHETHLEDIWKLEDSSSANSEDISNGGDVALDLVNQQDPLDIIQTDMQNVSVSFNWKTESLKLEEEIDQVLQSLRKSQETEYELAEERLYTQKNYLSNLFQQLEIERSALTRHVSSTDQDDLLSAVFNRVNQIKRELMKLKEMEKVANGFGRTARGILEEHYGMDIEG; encoded by the exons ATGGAGATAGAAGCTTACAAGGAAAATGAAGAAAGCATGCCAGGCATTGAGGAAGATTTGCATGTTTTAAAGCCGGTATCCCAGGATGATGCTGGTGAGGGTCTGCCCTATGGTCCTGCGAATTGGCCGAAGCCTGGAGATAATTGGGGTTGGCGGGTGGGAAAGAGAGTTGCTCGAAATGGGTTCTTTCTTGATAGGTATTTGTATCTTCCCAAGCGTCTTCGTAAAACTGAGGCTTCCGGTCGTAAGTTAGGTTTTGCTAGTAAGCTTTCAGTTGAACGCTATATTCAGGAAAACTTTCCTGGTGTTGATGTTGAGGCATTTTTTGCATCATTCAGTTGGAAAATCCCCTCAAAAGCAGCATCATTAACAAATG GTAATGCAACATGGAGCAATGCACATCTACCTTCTGAAAAGTATACAGATGTCTTTGATTCTAACTCTGATACAGGAGGTTGTAAGGCTAGAAATAAGATGTGCAACAGTCTCGTGGAGCAAGTAGAAAATTCTCCCTTACCAGTCATGCCTTGTGACATCTGTTGCGCTGAATCTCGATTCTGTCGTGATTGCTGTTGTATTTTGTGTTGTAAGACCGTAGATTATACCTACGGAGGCTACAGTTTCATCAAGTGTGAAGCAGTTGTGGGAGAGGCTTATATCTGTGGGCATATTGCACATATTGACTGTGCTCTACGATGTTACCTGGCGGGGAAGGTAGGAGGAAGCATTGGGTTGGATGCCGAGTACTATTGTCGACGTTGTGATGCCAAGACAGATTTGGTTCCACATGTTACTAGGCTATTGCAGACATGTGAATCAATTGATTCTCGAGATGACATTGAAAAGATTCTAAAAGTTGGTATCTCCATTTTGCATGGATCACGGAAAACTAGTGCAAAGGGGTTGTTGAATCGTTTTCAGTTGGCTGTTGGAAAG CTTGAACACGAGACTCATCTTGAGGATATCTGGAAGCTGGAAGACAGCTCATCAGCTAATTCTGAAG ATATCTCTAATGGTGGGGATGTTGCACTGGATCTTGTAAACCAGCAAGACCCTCTGGATATTATTCAAACGGACATGCAGAACGTATCTGTATCTTTTAATTGGAAAACTGAATCTCTCAAACTGGAAGAAGAGATTGATCAAGTTTTGCAGTCCTTGAGAAAGTCACAGGAGACTGAATATGAATTGGCAGAGGAGAGGCTTTATACTCAGAAGAATTATCTCTCTAATTTGTTCCAGCAACTCGAGATTGAGAGATCTGCATTGACCCGTCATGTATCATCAACTGACCAAGATGACTTGCTGAGTGCTGTCTTCAACCGAGTGAATCAGATAAAACGGGAACTGATGAAACTCAAGGAAATGGAAAAGGTGGCGAACGGATTTGGAAGAACTGCTAGAGGCATTCTGGAGGAGCACTATGGTATGGATATTGAGGGGTGA
- the LOC133819165 gene encoding uncharacterized protein LOC133819165, translating to MILLFQNFNSIKILIPSENWTSLLKRVSLVLLLIFVKFLYIIAENPIGVTTTTMKVHPMPKKRNITIHYEINNRRDLTSESRAGLAHKKLRRLPHVFSRVLELPFRSDADVSVEESADFFRFVAETEGFGVDVRAHTVEIHPGVTKIVVRESGSTELPLDELELDMWRFRLPETTRPELASAVFVDGELIVTVPKGEGVENSEHGGDGSGEVWGDGTGNGNNFRGGMGSRLVLVQ from the coding sequence ATGATTCTTCTTTTTCAGAACTTCAATTCCATCAAGATTTTGATTCCTTCCGAGAATTGGACGTCCCTACTCAAAAGGGTATCTCTCGTTTTGCTGTTAATCTTTGTGAAATTTTTGTATATCATTGCTGAAAACCCCATTGGCGTCACAACAACCACCATGAAGGTCCATCCCATGCCCAAGAAGCGAAACATCACAATCCACTATGAGATAAACAATCGAAGGGACCTGACTTCGGAATCTCGGGCGGGTCTGGCCCACAAGAAACTCCGGCGGCTACCCCATGTTTTTAGTCGGGTTTTGGAGCTTCCGTTTCGGTCCGATGCCGATGTCTCGGTTGAGGAGAGCGCTGATTTCTTCCGTTTCGTGGCCGAGACGGAGGGTTTCGGCGTCGATGTGAGGGCTCACACGGTCGAAATCCATCCTGGGGTGACGAAGATTGTGGTTAGGGAAAGTGGGTCAACGGAGTTGCCCTTGGACGAGCTCGAACTCGACATGTGGAGGTTTCGGTTACCGGAGACGACTCGACCGGAGCTCGCTAGTGCGGTCTTTGTCGACGGCGAGCTCATCGTGACGGTGCCGAAGGGCGAGGGCGTTGAGAACTCCGAGCATGGAGGAGATGGTAGTGGCGAGGTTTGGGGCGATGGCACTGGAAATGGGAATAATTTCCGAGGAGGTATGGGAAGCCGGCTTGTGCTTGTACAGTAA